One genomic region from Streptomyces sp. NBC_01304 encodes:
- a CDS encoding tRNA (adenine-N1)-methyltransferase: MSEPTGAARRRGPFKVGDQVQLTDPKGRHYTFTLEAGKNFHTHKGSFPHDELIGSPEGSVVRTTGNVAYLALRPLLPDYVLSMPRGAAVVYPKDAGQILAFADIFPGARVVEAGVGSGSLSSFLLRAIGDHGMLHSYERREDFAEIATQNVERYFGGPHPAWQLTVGDLQDNLSDTDVDRVILDMLAPWECLEAVSKALVPGGILCCYVATTTQLARTVESIREIGCFAEPQPWESMIRNWHVEGLAVRPDHRMIGHTGFLVTARRLADGVEPPMRRRRPSKGAYGDDYTGPNADGGTPSA, translated from the coding sequence ATGTCCGAACCGACCGGTGCCGCCCGCAGGCGCGGGCCCTTCAAGGTCGGGGACCAGGTTCAGCTGACCGACCCCAAGGGCCGCCACTACACGTTCACGCTCGAGGCCGGGAAGAATTTCCACACCCACAAGGGTTCCTTCCCGCACGACGAACTGATCGGCTCCCCCGAGGGAAGCGTTGTCCGCACCACGGGGAACGTCGCCTATCTCGCGCTGCGCCCCCTGCTCCCCGACTACGTCCTGTCCATGCCCCGCGGTGCCGCCGTGGTCTACCCCAAGGACGCGGGGCAGATCCTGGCCTTCGCCGACATCTTCCCCGGCGCCCGCGTCGTGGAAGCGGGAGTCGGCTCCGGCTCGCTCAGCAGCTTCCTGCTGCGCGCCATCGGCGACCACGGCATGCTGCACTCCTACGAGCGCCGCGAGGACTTCGCCGAGATCGCCACGCAGAACGTGGAGCGCTACTTCGGCGGCCCGCACCCCGCCTGGCAGCTCACCGTCGGCGACCTCCAGGACAACCTGTCCGACACGGACGTCGACCGCGTCATCCTCGACATGCTCGCCCCGTGGGAGTGCCTGGAGGCCGTCTCCAAGGCGCTCGTCCCCGGCGGCATCCTGTGCTGCTACGTCGCCACCACGACACAGCTCGCCCGCACCGTCGAGTCCATCCGCGAGATCGGCTGCTTCGCCGAGCCGCAGCCGTGGGAGTCGATGATCCGCAACTGGCACGTGGAGGGCCTCGCGGTCCGCCCCGACCACCGGATGATCGGCCACACCGGCTTCCTCGTCACCGCCCGCCGCCTCGCGGACGGCGTCGAGCCGCCCATGCGCCGCCGCCGCCCCTCCAAGGGCGCCTACGGCGACGACTACACGGGCCCGAACGCCGACGGCGGCACCCCCAGCGCCTGA
- a CDS encoding ferredoxin — protein sequence MTVQQEAPAEDAVVAGEDLEVWIDQDLCTGDGICVQYAPEVFELDIDGLAYVKSADDELLQAPGATTRVPLPLLKDVADSAKECPGDCIHVRRVSDTVEVYGPDAE from the coding sequence ATGACGGTGCAGCAGGAGGCTCCGGCCGAGGACGCAGTCGTGGCCGGTGAGGATCTGGAAGTCTGGATCGACCAGGACCTCTGCACTGGTGACGGCATCTGTGTGCAGTACGCGCCGGAGGTCTTCGAGCTGGACATCGACGGTCTGGCCTATGTGAAGAGCGCCGACGACGAGCTGCTGCAGGCGCCGGGTGCCACAACGCGCGTACCTCTACCGCTCCTCAAGGATGTCGCCGACTCCGCCAAGGAGTGCCCGGGTGACTGCATTCACGTACGTCGCGTATCGGACACGGTCGAGGTCTACGGACCCGACGCAGAGTAG